One Flavobacteriales bacterium DNA segment encodes these proteins:
- a CDS encoding T9SS type A sorting domain-containing protein — IIATDDDGCLVYGTSFTNDSVLERDVHIWKVLRDEINIITNVSETDEPTENITVFPNPATDQIFIQLGKGQNWDQSTVSVFTISGKKVFQQKICQQGNLLQMDIRNLEKGTYLLQVTGMNGKVLESVKVVKK, encoded by the coding sequence ATTATAGCTACAGATGATGATGGCTGTCTTGTTTACGGAACCAGCTTTACAAACGATTCTGTACTTGAAAGAGATGTGCATATCTGGAAAGTATTGAGGGATGAAATCAACATCATAACTAATGTTTCAGAAACAGATGAGCCAACAGAAAACATCACAGTCTTTCCCAATCCGGCAACTGATCAAATATTCATTCAGCTTGGCAAGGGTCAAAACTGGGATCAATCGACAGTTTCTGTGTTTACCATCTCCGGGAAAAAGGTATTCCAGCAAAAGATCTGTCAGCAGGGAAATTTACTTCAAATGGATATCCGGAATTTGGAGAAAGGTACCTATCTGTTGCAGGTTACCGGAATGAACGGGAAGGTGCTTGAATCGGTGAAGGTGGTGAAGAAATAG
- a CDS encoding biotin/lipoyl-binding protein: DTDEYNVWKEIGYWRDLMEIKMNVDENPVSARIVKSSHGEMELSVNGKTYACELRSMEENILEMSVDGDGLEFFISRDKMGRGFVSLNGHIFTVVRYDVLPKEDYLGTHEMGGSNGGIVSPMPGKVIKINVKDGAEVKKGDILMVVEAMKMENNILSPKDGKIEKVNVKTGEMVDGSRELVVMGE; this comes from the coding sequence CGATACGGACGAATACAACGTTTGGAAGGAAATCGGCTACTGGCGCGACCTGATGGAGATCAAGATGAATGTGGATGAAAATCCGGTTTCAGCCAGGATCGTAAAGAGTAGTCACGGCGAAATGGAATTGTCGGTTAATGGCAAAACCTACGCTTGCGAGCTGCGATCGATGGAAGAAAACATCCTCGAGATGAGTGTAGACGGAGACGGCCTGGAATTTTTTATTTCAAGGGATAAGATGGGCCGGGGCTTCGTAAGCCTGAACGGACATATTTTTACAGTGGTCCGTTATGATGTCCTCCCGAAAGAAGATTACCTCGGAACCCATGAGATGGGTGGCAGCAATGGCGGGATCGTCTCACCCATGCCCGGCAAGGTGATCAAGATCAATGTGAAAGACGGCGCCGAAGTGAAAAAAGGTGATATCCTGATGGTGGTGGAAGCAATGAAGATGGAAAACAATATCCTAAGTCCGAAAGACGGAAAGATAGAAAAAGTTAACGTAAAAACCGGCGAGATGGTGGATGGTAGCCGGGAGCTGGTTGTGATGGGAGAATAA